In the Coturnix japonica isolate 7356 chromosome 6, Coturnix japonica 2.1, whole genome shotgun sequence genome, one interval contains:
- the HPS6 gene encoding Hermansky-Pudlak syndrome 6 protein, protein MKAAGTVRRLSDLSDLNRGRRLQELLCHGEEPRSVRSSPDGRHLVLLQKNRAPPLPRVLTFRRHGGGGAELDRSWQPPQPALAGLVFPQSPAVPGRWALGIVWEHGHTELWRFVPAAGWQLLHTVELCQGARARVVSVCSQAASLVWCEERPPLDAHVDLSKCAFRFCVCARTLELGEQGVRLGPVRIVLHNCPEYHVLASPQHVFLVPASGSFATTSKLLLIWHPEHTKLTITAPSAGFVHSKVLHSGSESDFRKLLLGSVGLLSALAPLDIHTCAVSSSGALLLVSRKGAVNVLETDGTQRHIFDLETGPLGQGDAIELKTYGSTLACVVAGVLYLVNQNNGRVIEKKVLSMKEVHFLESPGEENSIQFLTPTGIYSVGFPNPEDGGRTEPCLVDMVFEEACRYYQRRSLSSSKLTVEKLKKGGVFQAPVALTAILQHSLHQKQKPAQGLQDTYTMLLSTISLELQSYLSLELLKTCMVSASESEVESYCEELVEQEVSRVLHSDMDKDNLAYLNSVFTSFPRAAWKATRSCLQLQQNGDGLLVARATPEVWKKVLGGPQQEEVGQNGVVPLFELICASFLRFKPKWLPSFVELTQQYVSISWPYSSKEGPEGRVPLYKRALGVLAKKNKHSEVDDELELELLLCSKRPKAVLQALHLLIRLKQWQRVVEVAEKFSKLSPLLNKEIFTTLLAEFAQHRELDPYLDKLWPLCPAELSTSDILTVVLQHLPCSQQDPVPFSSEGNQLTVGLLKPLLQRVMQRPCVQDEMYSDALQSPTFPPPTPPREHKNPSKAAGSDAPQPDRSRTCASTLVPGDTL, encoded by the coding sequence ATGAAGGCGGCCGGGACGGTGCGGCGGCTGTCCGACTTGAGCGACCTGAACCGGGGCCGgcggctgcaggagctgctgtgtcaCGGCGAGGAGCCCCGGAGCGTCCGGAGCAGCCCCGACGGGCGGCacttggtgctgctgcagaagaaccGGGCGCCCCCCCTGCCCCGCGTGCTGACCTTCCGGCGGcacggcggcggcggggccgagCTGGACAGGAGCTGGCAGCCCCCGCAGCCCGCCCTGGCGGGGCTGGTGTTCCCGCAGAGCCCCGCGGTGCCGGGCCGCTGGGCGCTGGGCATCGTGTGGGAGCACGGCCATACCGAGCTGTGGCGCTTCGTCCCGGCCGCgggctggcagctgctgcacacggtggagctgtgccagggtgCCCGGGCACGCGTCGTGTCGGTGTGCAGCCAGGCGGCCAGCCTGGTGTGGTGCGAGGAGAGGCCGCCCCTGGATGCCCACGTGGACTTGAGCAAATGCGCCTTTAGGTTCTGTGTCTGTGCCCGCACCCTGGAGCTGGGGGAGCAGGGCGTGCGGCTGGGCCCCGTGAGGATAGTCCTGCACAACTGCCCCGAGTACCACGTCCTGGCATCTCCTCAGCACGTCTTCCTGGTACCCGCTTCTGGCAGCTTCGCCACCACCtccaagctcctcctcatctgGCACCCCGAGCACACAAAGCTCACCATCACAGCCCCCTCCGCAGGCTTTGTCCacagcaaggtgctgcactCCGGCAGCGAGTCGGACTTCAGGAAGCTCCTGCTTGGCTCCGTGGGTCTCCTCTCGGCTTTGGCACCTCTGGACATTCACACCTGTGCCGTGTCCAGCAGTGGAGCGTTGCTGCTGGTGAGCAGGAAGGGTGCTGTGAACGTGCTGGAGACGGATGGGACGCAGAGGCACATCTTTGACCTGGAAACGGGGCCTCTGGGCCAGGGGGATGCCATTGAGCTGAAGACCTATGGTAGCACCTTGGCCTGCGTGGTGGCTGGTGTTCTGTACCTCGTCAACCAGAACAATGGGAGGGTCATAGAAAAGAAAGTCCTGAGCATGAAAGAGGTGCATTTCTTGGAGTCTCCGGGAGAGGAGAATAGCATTCAGTTCCTCACCCCGACTGGTATCTACAGCGTTGGCTTCCCCAATCCCGAGGACGGTGGCAGGACTGAGCCGTGCCTGGTGGATATGGTGTTTGAGGAGGCCTGCAGGTACTACCAGAGGAGGAGTCTCAGCAGCTCCAAGCTGACAGTGGAGAAGTTGAAGAAAGGTGGAGTCTTCCAGGCACCTGTGGCCCTCActgccatcctgcagcacagcctccacCAAAAGCAGAAGCCAGCCCAAGGCCTCCAAGACACTTACACCATGCTGCTGAGCACCatcagcctggagctgcagagctacCTCAGCCTGGAGCTCCTCAAAACCTGCATGGTGAGTGCCTCGGAGAGCGAGGTAGAAAGCTACTGTGAGGAACTGGTGGAGCAGGAGGTCAGCCGTGTTCTGCACTCTGACATGGACAAGGACAACTTGGCCTACCTGAACTCAGTCTTTACCTCCTTCCCCAGGGCTGCCTGGAAGGCCACCAGGAGCTGCCTACAGCTACAGCAGAATGGGGATGGCCTCTTGGTGGCCCGGGCCACCCCAGAGGTTTGGAAGAAGGTCCTGGGGGGGCCACAGCAGGAGGAGGTGGGGCAGAATGGGGTGGTCCCTCTCTTCGAGCTCATCTGTGCCTCCTTCCTGAGGTTCAAACCCAAGTGGCTGCCCAGCTTTGTGGAGCTGACCCAGCAGTACGTGAGCATCTCCTGGCCATACAGCAGCAAGGAGGGCCCAGAAGGCCGCGTGCCACTGTACAAGAGAGCCCTGGGAGTGCTGGCCAAGAAGAACAAGCACAGCGAGGTGGATGATGAGTTGGAGCTCgaactgctgctgtgcagcaagAGGCCTAAAGCTGTGCTGCAAGCTCTGCACCTTCTCATCCGCCTGAAGCAGTGGCAACGGGTGGTGGAGGTGGCAGAGAAGTTCTCCAAGCTCAGCCCTTTGCTTAATAAGGAGATATTCACCACGCTGCTAGCAGAGTTTGCCCAGCACCGGGAGCTGGACCCTTACCTGGACAAGCTGTGGCCGCTGTgccctgctgagctcagcacctCAGACATCCTCACTGTGGTTCTGCAGCACCTCCCTTGCTCCCAGCAGGACCCGGTGCCCTTCTCAAGCGAGGGGAACCAGCTGACTGTGGGCCTGCTCAAGCCACTGCTGCAGCGGGTCATGCAGCGTCCCTGTGTCCAGGATGAGATGTACTCGGATGCCTTGCAGAGCCCCaccttcccccctcccaccccaccccgAGAACACAAGAACCCTTCAAAAGCAGCAGGCAGCGATGCTCCTCAGCCGGACAGATCAAGGACTTGTGCCTCAACACTGGTGCCGGGTGACACTTTGTGA